A region from the uncultured Macellibacteroides sp. genome encodes:
- the pgl gene encoding 6-phosphogluconolactonase codes for MEIKRYKSGNEALVALTETLIGLINAKGTELFHLAISGGDTPKNLFRLWVDQYKEKIDWQRLRFYWVDERCVPPEDPESNYGQAKQLLFDPLNIPPAHVNRMRGEADPEEEAKRYATMLHEQVPEVNGLPRFDCIMLGVGGDMHTASIFPGNLTLLTVKEAVTTATHPVSGQRRVTLTGSVLLNDVPLLVPVIGPTKAPVVNALAKGLDENNPTPSAYVVSKATSATVITDVQ; via the coding sequence ATGGAGATTAAACGATATAAATCAGGCAACGAAGCGCTCGTTGCATTAACGGAAACACTTATTGGGTTGATAAATGCAAAAGGAACAGAGCTGTTTCATTTGGCCATTTCCGGAGGCGACACCCCAAAGAATCTCTTTCGTCTTTGGGTGGATCAGTACAAGGAGAAAATTGATTGGCAAAGGCTGCGTTTTTATTGGGTAGACGAAAGATGTGTACCTCCCGAAGATCCCGAAAGTAACTACGGACAGGCTAAGCAACTGCTATTTGATCCGCTCAATATTCCCCCGGCACATGTTAATAGGATGCGGGGAGAGGCAGACCCAGAAGAAGAAGCCAAACGATATGCAACCATGCTGCATGAACAAGTACCAGAGGTAAATGGATTGCCCCGTTTCGACTGCATTATGCTGGGTGTAGGAGGCGATATGCATACCGCATCCATTTTTCCGGGTAACCTTACCCTGCTTACAGTAAAAGAGGCAGTAACTACCGCCACGCATCCGGTTTCCGGACAGCGTAGGGTAACGCTTACGGGGTCTGTTTTATTGAACGATGTGCCTTTGCTTGTTCCGGTTATCGGACCAACCAAAGCACCCGTGGTAAATGCATTGGCGAAGGGGCTGGATGAGAACAATCCAACACCGTCGGCTTACGTCGTAAGCAAAGCAACATCTGCAACCGTGATTACAGATGTTCAATAA
- a CDS encoding M23 family metallopeptidase — protein MIKNKHRKTHQLCIISFTALLLFNACSAQFSKINKTENTLSEYVPKVVLPAQNIPLPAKDFSFCMPEKKLEDMVSPKVEITQTFSSRETKDIVVRDSKLFQNSNKLTINLNLIEEEDFAFPLADAKVISPYGGKRRGHTGVDLKTCPNDTIVSAFDGVVRMAKPYAGYGNVIVVRHYNGIETIYSHNSKNFVKPNDIVKAGQPIGLTGRTGRASTAHLHFETRINGQHFNPNIIFNLKNQCLQPKRIVCTKTSGGSIAVRSAS, from the coding sequence ATGATAAAAAACAAACACAGAAAAACACATCAACTTTGTATAATCTCTTTTACCGCGCTATTGCTTTTCAATGCATGTTCGGCTCAGTTTTCGAAGATTAACAAGACGGAAAATACGCTTTCGGAATACGTTCCAAAGGTGGTTTTGCCGGCACAAAACATACCCCTCCCCGCGAAAGATTTCAGCTTCTGTATGCCTGAGAAAAAACTTGAGGATATGGTAAGTCCCAAAGTGGAAATTACTCAAACATTTTCATCGAGGGAAACAAAGGATATAGTTGTGAGAGATTCAAAGCTGTTTCAGAATAGCAATAAATTAACAATTAATCTGAATCTTATCGAAGAAGAGGATTTTGCCTTTCCTTTGGCTGATGCGAAAGTAATATCCCCTTACGGTGGCAAACGGCGCGGACATACAGGTGTGGACCTTAAGACTTGCCCCAACGATACCATTGTTTCGGCATTCGACGGTGTGGTAAGAATGGCAAAGCCCTATGCTGGTTACGGCAATGTGATTGTGGTTCGTCATTATAACGGAATTGAAACAATTTACAGTCACAATTCAAAGAACTTCGTAAAGCCCAATGATATTGTAAAGGCTGGTCAGCCAATTGGTCTTACCGGTCGCACCGGAAGAGCCAGCACAGCCCATTTGCATTTTGAAACAAGGATAAACGGACAACATTTCAATCCCAATATCATTTTCAATCTAAAAAACCAATGCCTCCAGCCGAAACGTATTGTTTGTACAAAAACGTCTGGTGGAAGCATCGCTGTGAGATCTGCCAGCTAA
- a CDS encoding N-acetyltransferase family protein: MKAIELAEMREGDLNFVKEIYDHYILHSTAVFYIHPLTLDELRSNIQIGDNRYKAFTIHYGGEMCGFCYISKFKPKEAFDVTVEITVYLKPEFGGKGIGYAAMQLFEPEIWRAGFHNIVALITGENTASIRLFEKCGYAKCAQIEQVAKKFDRLLDLLIYQKLREA, from the coding sequence ATGAAAGCAATCGAACTTGCAGAGATGAGAGAAGGTGATTTGAATTTTGTAAAAGAAATTTATGATCATTACATTTTACATTCAACGGCTGTTTTTTACATCCATCCGTTAACCCTTGATGAGTTGCGCTCGAATATTCAAATAGGAGATAACCGCTACAAGGCTTTTACTATTCATTATGGCGGAGAGATGTGTGGTTTTTGCTATATATCCAAATTCAAACCGAAGGAAGCATTCGATGTAACCGTAGAAATAACGGTCTACCTAAAGCCCGAATTTGGCGGCAAAGGAATAGGATATGCAGCCATGCAACTATTCGAACCCGAAATCTGGCGTGCCGGATTCCATAATATCGTAGCCCTGATAACAGGCGAGAATACCGCCAGTATTCGTCTGTTCGAGAAGTGTGGGTATGCCAAATGTGCTCAAATCGAACAGGTTGCCAAAAAGTTTGACCGGTTGCTGGATTTGCTTATTTACCAAAAACTGAGAGAGGCATAA
- the uxaC gene encoding glucuronate isomerase, which produces MNTFLNADFLLQTETAKELYHNHASKMPVIDFHCHINPRQVAENYGFADLTEIWLGGDHYKWRAMRANGVNEDYITGNKPSYEKFMKWAETMPYTLRNPLYHWTHLELSRVFGVDKVLNPVTAREIYDECTEKLQTPEYRAQGIMKKMNVEVICTTDDPADSLRYHKQHKENMTASKMLPTWRPDKAMAIDNPADYNAYLAKLEEAANISINSYDALMQALQIRHDYFESLGCCVSDHGMETFYAEAYTDAEIRAIFDKVRAGREACETEILKFRSAMLHDFAVMDARSGWVQQFHVGANRNNNPRMFAKLGADTGFDAIHDSAVAGAMNRFFGRLDLERALTKTIVYNLNPRDNELMVTNAYNFNDGSVPGKMQYGAAWWFLDQKTGMENQLNALSALGLLSRFVGMLTDSRSFLSYPRHEYFRRILCNVLGGEIESGEIPVSELPFVGKMVEDISYNNARSYFNFKL; this is translated from the coding sequence ATGAACACATTTTTAAATGCGGATTTTTTACTTCAAACAGAAACCGCAAAAGAACTTTATCATAATCATGCGTCGAAAATGCCGGTTATCGATTTTCACTGCCATATAAACCCCCGGCAAGTTGCCGAAAACTATGGTTTTGCCGATCTTACCGAAATTTGGCTGGGTGGCGACCATTACAAGTGGCGTGCTATGCGTGCGAATGGCGTTAACGAAGACTATATCACCGGGAATAAACCTTCTTACGAGAAATTCATGAAGTGGGCGGAAACTATGCCATATACCCTTCGCAATCCATTGTATCACTGGACACACCTTGAGTTGAGCCGCGTCTTTGGCGTAGACAAAGTGTTAAATCCTGTCACCGCCCGTGAGATATACGACGAGTGTACCGAGAAGCTTCAGACACCGGAATACAGAGCCCAGGGGATTATGAAGAAAATGAACGTGGAAGTGATTTGTACAACAGACGATCCCGCAGATTCACTCCGGTATCACAAGCAACACAAAGAAAACATGACCGCTTCAAAGATGCTTCCTACCTGGCGTCCGGATAAGGCAATGGCAATTGATAACCCAGCCGATTACAACGCGTACCTTGCAAAACTGGAGGAGGCTGCAAATATATCCATCAATTCGTACGATGCGCTTATGCAGGCATTGCAGATTCGCCACGATTATTTTGAATCTCTGGGTTGTTGTGTGTCCGATCACGGAATGGAAACTTTCTATGCAGAAGCTTATACCGATGCCGAAATAAGAGCTATTTTCGACAAAGTAAGAGCCGGCAGGGAGGCGTGCGAAACCGAAATACTTAAATTCCGCTCGGCCATGTTGCACGATTTTGCCGTAATGGATGCAAGAAGTGGATGGGTACAACAGTTTCATGTCGGAGCCAACCGCAACAATAACCCCAGGATGTTTGCCAAATTAGGAGCCGATACTGGTTTCGACGCCATACACGACTCGGCAGTTGCCGGCGCGATGAACCGCTTTTTCGGGCGGCTTGATCTGGAAAGAGCGCTAACGAAGACTATTGTTTACAACCTTAATCCGCGCGACAACGAACTGATGGTTACCAACGCCTACAACTTCAATGACGGATCTGTTCCCGGCAAGATGCAATACGGGGCAGCCTGGTGGTTCCTCGACCAGAAAACGGGTATGGAAAATCAGCTCAATGCTTTATCGGCTCTCGGACTGCTTAGCCGTTTTGTAGGCATGCTTACCGATTCACGCAGCTTCCTGTCGTATCCGCGCCACGAATATTTCAGACGTATCCTGTGCAACGTGCTAGGAGGCGAAATAGAATCGGGCGAAATTCCTGTATCGGAACTGCCTTTTGTAGGAAAAATGGTGGAAGACATATCTTACAACAATGCCCGGTCCTATTTTAATTTTAAACTATAG
- a CDS encoding M1 family metallopeptidase, which produces MIIGTFPKIFSQQYFQQRANYTIDVTLNDKSHELTAFEKVEYINNSPDTLQLLYFHLWPNAYSNNKTDLAKQLFRLEGKQRLFTNPGLRGCIDSLDFRVNNQPVYWDLLPNQPDICLIRLNKPLYPGESLTVSTPFYVKIPMGITSRLGHIGESYQISQWYPKPAVYDKSGWHQMPYLDQGEFYSEFGSFDVRITLPQNYIVAATGELQTRQEIEMLDKLAADTAWTNSSGEEKLDFPSSSVQTKTIRYTGNNLHDFAWFADKRFHVLKGNVILPRSGKEVTTWLMFTDQQSVFWKNAIPYINNAIIDFSVWIGDYPYSSFTAVQSALNAGLGMEYPGITVIGLTKNAYYLDQVIAHEAAHNWFYAALGSNERRFPFMDEGLATSYEMRYMTKRYPDKKLWGNYLEKEKQAKFFHVDKIPAERAIELEWLVSARNNMEQPANLTSTDYNGMNYGLITYNKAALGFNYLRAYLGDALFDSIIQDYYDRWKFMHPQPDDLRQVFESHTDKDLGWFFDGYIGTTKRLDYKMVRFENDRLLIKNVGELVSPLLIAGMSNDSVCFEKWVDGFDGQKWIDIPHGNFTEFKIDPDHMMPELYRINNNIRTSGIFPKADPVHPQLLVSIEDPEKQTVMYIPAINWNKENGFMVGIALNDGIVMTKPVQYFFMPFYTFSGSKLAGYGRLTYNITPYNSFIRLAKLTLEGTQFGAPNNQNYNKLVAGLEINFRPSKLTNPIRQKIYARYILASDLYQINNLENASLKPYIQLGYDIQKTSLINPYNLVVSFESGTSSQKSAVDFNYKLSYTERDNGLEIRFFAGAMLKNTSKNSIYALAPSGRSGRELYLYEGTYPNRFSVFPTSFWSRQMTVSEGGLVSPLNEKLGYSNWLLSLSLSGNLPGIAGKIGIKPFVNILVNDHGLGINNSSPLFWESGIKVGVWNLLEIHIPLLVSHNIQSGTESIKNRIRIVFNLDFSKLLKKNPPTG; this is translated from the coding sequence ATGATAATTGGAACGTTCCCAAAAATTTTCTCACAACAATATTTTCAGCAAAGAGCAAACTACACTATTGATGTTACCTTAAATGATAAAAGCCACGAACTAACTGCTTTCGAAAAAGTAGAATACATCAACAACTCGCCCGACACACTTCAATTGCTGTATTTTCATCTGTGGCCAAATGCCTATTCAAATAATAAAACCGATTTAGCAAAGCAGCTATTCCGTTTAGAAGGAAAACAAAGGTTGTTTACGAATCCGGGACTGAGAGGCTGTATTGATTCATTGGACTTTAGAGTCAACAATCAACCTGTTTATTGGGATTTACTTCCAAATCAACCCGACATCTGCCTAATTCGGCTGAATAAGCCGCTTTATCCGGGCGAATCGCTTACTGTATCTACCCCTTTTTATGTCAAAATCCCCATGGGTATCACATCCAGGTTGGGGCATATCGGCGAATCCTATCAAATATCGCAATGGTATCCGAAGCCGGCTGTTTACGATAAATCGGGCTGGCATCAGATGCCCTATCTCGATCAGGGTGAATTTTACTCGGAATTCGGAAGTTTTGACGTACGTATTACGTTGCCGCAAAATTACATTGTAGCCGCAACTGGAGAGCTGCAAACCAGACAGGAAATAGAAATGCTGGATAAACTTGCGGCAGACACGGCCTGGACAAACTCTTCCGGAGAAGAAAAACTGGACTTTCCGTCTTCATCTGTTCAAACGAAAACTATACGATATACAGGAAATAACTTGCACGATTTTGCCTGGTTTGCAGATAAAAGATTTCATGTACTAAAGGGTAATGTGATTCTTCCCCGATCAGGCAAGGAGGTGACTACCTGGTTGATGTTTACCGATCAGCAATCCGTGTTTTGGAAAAATGCAATTCCTTATATAAATAACGCCATAATTGACTTTTCGGTATGGATCGGAGATTATCCTTATAGCAGTTTTACCGCTGTTCAAAGTGCGCTGAATGCTGGTTTAGGAATGGAATATCCTGGTATTACAGTGATTGGATTAACAAAAAATGCTTATTATTTGGACCAGGTGATTGCTCACGAAGCCGCTCATAACTGGTTTTATGCAGCACTTGGTTCCAACGAGCGCCGCTTCCCTTTTATGGATGAAGGATTAGCAACTTCGTATGAAATGAGGTATATGACTAAAAGATATCCCGATAAAAAACTTTGGGGAAATTATTTAGAAAAAGAGAAGCAGGCTAAATTTTTTCATGTAGATAAGATCCCGGCAGAACGTGCAATCGAACTCGAATGGCTTGTCTCGGCACGCAATAACATGGAACAACCGGCAAATCTGACTTCGACCGACTATAATGGTATGAATTACGGTCTTATTACTTATAACAAAGCGGCTCTCGGGTTCAATTACCTGAGGGCCTATCTTGGTGATGCCTTGTTTGATTCGATTATTCAGGATTATTATGATCGATGGAAATTTATGCATCCGCAACCCGATGATCTTCGTCAGGTGTTTGAATCGCATACGGATAAAGACTTAGGTTGGTTTTTTGACGGGTATATTGGTACAACTAAGCGACTTGATTATAAAATGGTTCGCTTCGAAAACGATCGGTTACTCATCAAGAATGTGGGCGAATTGGTTTCGCCATTGCTTATTGCTGGTATGTCAAATGATTCAGTGTGTTTCGAAAAATGGGTCGATGGCTTTGATGGACAGAAATGGATAGATATTCCCCATGGTAATTTTACGGAATTTAAAATTGATCCTGATCATATGATGCCTGAGCTTTATAGAATCAACAACAATATCCGGACGTCCGGTATTTTTCCAAAAGCAGATCCGGTTCATCCTCAGCTTTTAGTAAGTATTGAAGATCCGGAGAAACAAACGGTAATGTATATTCCGGCCATAAACTGGAATAAGGAAAACGGATTTATGGTTGGCATCGCTCTGAATGACGGTATTGTTATGACCAAACCAGTTCAGTATTTTTTTATGCCGTTCTATACTTTTTCTGGCTCAAAATTAGCAGGATATGGGAGACTCACATACAACATAACTCCCTATAATTCGTTTATTCGATTGGCCAAATTGACTCTCGAAGGGACTCAATTTGGGGCTCCCAACAATCAAAATTACAATAAATTGGTGGCAGGTCTGGAGATTAATTTCAGACCAAGCAAACTAACCAACCCAATCAGACAAAAAATATATGCACGTTATATACTGGCTTCCGATCTTTATCAAATTAACAATTTAGAAAACGCCAGCTTAAAACCATATATTCAACTTGGCTACGATATACAAAAAACAAGTTTAATCAACCCATACAATTTGGTGGTTTCTTTCGAATCTGGCACTTCATCTCAAAAATCGGCGGTCGACTTCAATTATAAACTAAGCTATACAGAGAGAGATAATGGTCTGGAGATACGGTTTTTTGCAGGCGCAATGCTAAAAAACACTTCAAAAAATTCTATTTACGCACTTGCTCCAAGCGGGCGAAGTGGTCGTGAGCTATATCTTTACGAAGGCACTTACCCCAATCGTTTCAGCGTTTTCCCAACTTCATTCTGGTCCAGACAAATGACTGTTTCGGAAGGCGGTTTGGTATCACCTTTAAACGAAAAGCTCGGATACAGCAATTGGCTGCTTTCACTCTCGTTGTCAGGCAACTTACCCGGAATAGCCGGTAAGATTGGAATTAAGCCCTTTGTAAACATATTAGTAAACGATCACGGTCTTGGAATAAACAACAGTTCTCCATTATTCTGGGAATCCGGAATAAAAGTAGGCGTCTGGAATCTACTTGAGATTCATATTCCTTTGCTTGTTAGCCACAATATTCAATCAGGAACCGAATCGATTAAAAACCGGATACGTATAGTATTCAATCTGGATTTCTCCAAACTATTGAAAAAAAATCCGCCTACAGGATAG
- a CDS encoding Thivi_2564 family membrane protein translates to MPLLNVFLVIIVAGVLLWVVNRYIPMDSKIKTILNIVVVVVVIVWLLKVFGLFSYLTNIQA, encoded by the coding sequence ATGCCACTATTAAACGTTTTCCTTGTTATTATTGTCGCAGGCGTTCTTCTTTGGGTTGTAAATAGATATATTCCCATGGATAGCAAGATTAAAACCATCCTGAACATTGTGGTTGTTGTAGTTGTCATCGTATGGCTTCTCAAGGTATTTGGACTTTTTAGCTACCTGACAAATATTCAGGCATAA
- a CDS encoding dipeptidase: MSIKQYIETHKDRFLEELFSLIRIPSVSAKSEHKPDMLACANRWTELLLSSGADKAVVLPTEGNPVVYAEKMYSPDAPTVLVYAHYDVMPPEPLELWKSEPFEPEVRDGRIWARGADDDKGQSMIQVKGFEIALREDLLRCNVKFIFEGEEEIGSPSLESFCEKNKELLKADVILVSDTSMISAETPSLTTGLRGLAYWEIEVTGPNRDLHSGHFGGAVANPINTLCKLMADITDADGRIAIPHFYDDVEDVSPVEREMIAQIPFDEAAYKKAIDVEELFGEKGWATLERNSCRPSFDICGMWGGYTGEGAKTVLPSKAYAKVSCRLVPHQDHHVISKLFEEYIARVAPASVKVKVTPMHGGQGYVCPIDLPAYQAAEKACTVAFGKKPLAVRRGGSIPIISTFEQVLGVKTVLMGFGLEQNAIHSPNESCRLDLFYKGIEAVAEFYKIFK, translated from the coding sequence ATGTCAATAAAGCAGTATATAGAAACTCATAAGGACCGCTTTCTCGAAGAGCTGTTCAGTTTAATAAGAATCCCTTCCGTTAGTGCTAAAAGTGAACATAAACCAGATATGCTGGCTTGCGCAAACAGGTGGACAGAGCTGTTGCTTTCGTCGGGTGCCGATAAGGCGGTGGTGTTGCCTACAGAAGGCAATCCGGTTGTGTATGCCGAAAAGATGTATTCGCCCGATGCACCTACTGTGCTGGTATATGCTCATTACGATGTAATGCCTCCCGAACCGCTTGAATTGTGGAAAAGCGAACCGTTTGAACCGGAAGTGCGCGACGGTCGTATCTGGGCGCGTGGAGCCGACGATGATAAGGGGCAGAGTATGATTCAGGTAAAGGGTTTCGAAATAGCTTTGCGTGAGGATTTGCTCCGTTGCAATGTGAAATTCATATTCGAAGGTGAAGAAGAAATAGGCTCTCCAAGCTTAGAATCTTTCTGTGAGAAAAATAAAGAATTACTGAAAGCAGATGTAATTTTAGTTTCGGATACCAGTATGATTAGTGCCGAAACGCCCTCGTTAACAACCGGTCTCCGGGGTCTGGCTTACTGGGAAATAGAGGTTACAGGTCCGAACCGCGACCTGCACTCGGGCCATTTTGGCGGAGCTGTTGCCAATCCGATCAATACGTTGTGTAAGCTGATGGCCGATATTACGGATGCCGATGGCCGCATCGCCATTCCCCATTTTTACGATGATGTGGAGGATGTATCCCCTGTGGAGCGGGAGATGATTGCGCAGATTCCTTTCGATGAAGCCGCTTACAAGAAGGCTATTGATGTGGAAGAGCTATTTGGCGAAAAGGGTTGGGCTACGCTGGAACGAAACAGCTGCCGTCCGTCGTTCGATATTTGCGGCATGTGGGGTGGTTATACCGGCGAAGGAGCGAAGACAGTGCTGCCTTCCAAAGCATATGCCAAGGTTTCGTGCCGTTTGGTTCCCCACCAGGATCATCATGTGATTTCAAAGTTATTCGAAGAGTATATAGCTCGTGTGGCTCCGGCAAGTGTAAAGGTAAAAGTAACTCCTATGCATGGCGGACAGGGTTATGTGTGCCCTATTGATCTGCCTGCTTACCAAGCTGCGGAGAAAGCCTGCACGGTTGCTTTCGGTAAGAAACCGCTGGCTGTTCGCCGGGGAGGAAGTATTCCCATTATTTCCACATTCGAACAAGTGTTGGGGGTGAAGACTGTATTGATGGGTTTTGGTCTGGAACAAAATGCGATACATTCGCCCAACGAAAGTTGCCGCCTGGATCTTTTCTATAAGGGAATTGAGGCGGTTGCCGAGTTTTACAAGATTTTTAAATAA
- a CDS encoding DEAD/DEAH box helicase: MQDNSIIQQALTGTGITELNEMQLAVLKAGTSKDMILLSPTGSGKTLAFLLPLLSTFTNEEKKIQALIIAPSRELALQIESVFRSLGSGYKVNCCYGGHPLRTEKKSLEHPPTLLIGTPGRLVDHIERGNVDLETVRTLILDEFDKSLELGFTEEMKIILSHLPRVKRRVLTSATSAIEIPDFTGITAPVKLSFLEEQKKGDSALEVKIVRSPERDKLETLYKLLGELNGESTLVFCNLREAVERVRNYLTSMGLEAGIFHGGMEQLDRERELSHFRNGSSTVFISTDLASRGLDIQEVKHIIHYHLPVNEEAYIHRNGRTARMNATGNAWIILNDIETVPEYITREPEEYFLPAKTKEPVRSEWTTLTINRGKRDKLSKKDIVGFLFQKGGLEKDQLGVVEVKEGSSFAAVKREAFDAMMDRIRDEKIKNMRATFK; encoded by the coding sequence ATGCAAGACAATTCAATTATACAACAAGCACTGACTGGTACAGGTATTACAGAGTTAAATGAGATGCAGCTGGCAGTTCTGAAAGCCGGTACGTCGAAAGACATGATTCTGCTTAGTCCTACCGGTTCCGGAAAGACGCTGGCTTTCTTATTGCCTTTGCTTTCGACGTTTACAAACGAAGAGAAAAAGATTCAGGCGTTGATTATCGCCCCTTCGCGCGAGCTGGCGCTTCAGATAGAGAGCGTTTTCCGTTCGCTGGGATCGGGCTATAAGGTAAACTGCTGTTATGGTGGTCACCCGCTGCGTACAGAGAAGAAGAGTCTGGAGCATCCGCCCACGCTGTTGATTGGTACTCCCGGTCGTCTGGTGGATCATATTGAGCGGGGAAATGTGGATCTGGAAACAGTTCGCACGTTGATACTCGATGAGTTTGACAAGTCGCTTGAGCTTGGATTTACGGAAGAAATGAAAATTATTCTTTCGCATCTGCCACGTGTGAAACGACGAGTGCTTACTTCTGCCACATCAGCTATCGAGATTCCCGATTTTACCGGAATTACCGCTCCGGTAAAGCTTTCTTTTCTGGAAGAACAGAAGAAAGGCGACTCCGCGCTTGAAGTAAAGATTGTGCGCTCGCCGGAACGGGATAAACTGGAAACTCTCTATAAGCTTCTGGGTGAGCTGAACGGCGAATCCACCCTGGTGTTCTGTAATTTGCGCGAAGCAGTGGAACGTGTCCGCAATTATCTTACTTCAATGGGTTTGGAGGCGGGTATTTTCCATGGTGGAATGGAGCAGCTTGACCGCGAACGGGAGCTTTCGCACTTCAGGAATGGTAGTTCTACGGTTTTTATCTCTACAGATCTGGCCTCTCGGGGATTGGATATTCAGGAGGTAAAGCATATTATTCATTACCATCTGCCGGTAAACGAAGAGGCGTATATTCATAGAAATGGTCGCACGGCTCGTATGAATGCCACCGGAAATGCCTGGATTATTCTGAATGATATAGAGACTGTTCCCGAATACATTACCCGTGAACCGGAAGAGTATTTCCTGCCTGCAAAGACAAAGGAGCCAGTGCGTTCGGAGTGGACTACACTTACCATTAACCGGGGTAAAAGGGATAAGCTGAGTAAAAAAGATATTGTGGGATTCTTGTTTCAGAAAGGCGGACTCGAAAAAGACCAGTTGGGTGTTGTCGAAGTGAAGGAGGGGAGTTCGTTCGCTGCCGTTAAACGGGAGGCTTTTGACGCGATGATGGATCGTATACGCGACGAGAAAATAAAAAACATGAGAGCAACTTTCAAATAA
- a CDS encoding amidohydrolase — protein sequence MSILIKGALLHGEPSDIYIEGKYIKAIGPSLDYKADTYLDGSRKAVIPGFVNAHTHAAMTLFRGFADDMPLMPWLEHKIWPNEAKLTSDDVYWGSKLACLEMIKSGTTAFLDMYHKLPATALAVEEMGLRGVLSAVAFDRFDPVETEKAKKSVIKHLGESGQYSSRVKFALGPHAIYTVSGELLQWLDEFAKDNQIPVHLHLSETAVEVENSIKQFGLSPVRYLYKLGVLSPRLIIAHGIWLDEDEIRMLADHDVKVVHNPASNMKLASGVEFRYNEMRDAGIKVGLGTDGCSSSNNLDMVEAMKFASLLGKSWRNDPEAMPAGEMLTMATANGAAILGLNAGTIEAGRLADLSLVDLHSPVFTPNFHLESNLVYAANGSCIDTVICDGRILMQGRHVPGEDEILDKAASVANDLFKR from the coding sequence ATGAGCATACTCATCAAGGGGGCATTACTCCACGGGGAACCCTCAGATATTTATATAGAGGGTAAGTATATCAAAGCCATTGGTCCCTCGCTGGACTATAAGGCTGATACTTATCTGGATGGAAGCCGGAAGGCGGTTATTCCCGGGTTTGTAAACGCGCATACTCATGCGGCAATGACTCTTTTTCGCGGTTTTGCCGACGATATGCCCCTGATGCCCTGGCTGGAACATAAAATATGGCCAAACGAGGCGAAGCTAACCAGTGATGATGTGTACTGGGGAAGCAAGCTGGCCTGCTTGGAAATGATCAAAAGTGGTACTACGGCTTTTCTGGATATGTATCACAAGCTTCCTGCTACGGCTCTTGCAGTGGAGGAAATGGGATTGCGCGGAGTACTGTCGGCTGTGGCGTTCGACCGCTTTGATCCTGTGGAAACAGAGAAGGCTAAAAAATCTGTCATAAAGCATTTGGGCGAGAGCGGACAATATAGCAGCCGCGTAAAGTTCGCTCTTGGGCCTCATGCTATCTATACTGTATCGGGAGAGTTGCTGCAATGGCTTGATGAATTTGCTAAAGACAATCAGATTCCTGTTCATCTGCACCTGTCTGAAACAGCTGTTGAAGTGGAGAACTCCATCAAACAATTCGGCTTGTCGCCGGTGCGGTATTTATATAAACTGGGGGTGTTGTCTCCTCGTCTGATTATCGCTCACGGTATATGGTTGGATGAAGACGAAATCCGTATGTTGGCCGACCATGATGTAAAGGTGGTTCATAATCCGGCATCCAATATGAAGCTGGCTTCGGGTGTGGAATTCAGGTATAACGAAATGAGAGATGCCGGCATAAAGGTGGGATTGGGTACCGACGGTTGTTCGTCGTCCAATAACCTGGACATGGTAGAGGCGATGAAGTTTGCTTCTTTGCTGGGCAAATCTTGGCGCAATGATCCTGAGGCTATGCCTGCGGGAGAGATGCTGACCATGGCTACAGCCAATGGTGCTGCTATTTTGGGATTGAATGCTGGTACAATAGAGGCGGGGAGATTGGCGGATTTGAGTCTGGTCGATTTACATAGCCCTGTCTTTACTCCCAACTTTCATTTGGAATCGAACCTTGTTTATGCGGCCAATGGTAGTTGCATCGATACGGTTATCTGCGATGGAAGGATTCTGATGCAGGGACGGCATGTACCCGGAGAAGACGAAATTTTGGATAAGGCAGCATCCGTTGCCAACGATTTATTTAAAAGATAA